One Lucilia cuprina isolate Lc7/37 chromosome 4, ASM2204524v1, whole genome shotgun sequence DNA segment encodes these proteins:
- the LOC111690467 gene encoding serine protease 7 — translation MLLNRLSVNMKVNVAFGFLILTTIVAVQAQSLTNSNYFINRRCENPNKRPGTCVAIHDCQVLLQSDRTFVEASRCGGGFGTTPYVCCSSDTGFTREPRKQEVAVVVAREQPELSLEERSWLREIFRGNFLTTPIYPDQPRVLAKAKPSLLPEPPTCGGEFIDNRIYGGRDTELYEFPWMAFLEYSKSDPTQEAVCAGSLINSRYILTAAHCVKGPILRQKGELVAVRLGLRDYTQSSIFPGDDQRWRVEETIIHENYKPQKTPVHDVALLRLESNVRYSKTVRPICLPSVLAPYNLKSDTKLTVAGWGSTEFDSSSPIKQKVNVALMDQKFCKQQYGKLGLTIESTHMCAGGAANKDSCRGDSGAPLMHYRNGVWVLEGVVSFGRRCGYKDWPGVYARVSSYTQWINKKLRI, via the exons ATTTTATCAACAGACGTTGTGAAAACCCCAACAAAAGACCAGGAACATGTGTGGCCATACATGATTGTCAAGTTTTATTGCAAAGTGATCGTACTTTTGTAGAAGCTTCACGATGTGGCGGTGGTTTTGGTACCACACCCTATGTTTGTTGTTCTAGTGATACGGGATTCACCAGAGAGCCCAGAAAACAAGAAGTAGCGGTAGTAGTGGCAAGAGAACAGCCCGAATTGAGTTTAGAAGAGAGATCGTggttaagagaaattttcagaGGAAATTTCCTCACAACCCCCATATATCCAGATCAGCCAAGAGTGTTAGCTAAAGCCAAACCATCATTGCTGCCAGAACCTCCCACTTGTGGTGGAGAATTTATAGACAATCGTATATATGGTGGTCGGGATACGGAGTTATATGAATTCCCCTGGATGGCATTTTTGGAGTATTCAAAGTCTG aTCCCACTCAGGAAGCGGTATGTGCTGGTTCTTTGATTAACTCCCGTTATATATTGACTGCTGCCCATTGTGTCAAGGGACCTATTTTAAGACAAAAAGGAGAACT CGTGGCTGTTCGTTTAGGCTTAAGAGACTACACACAAAGCTCCATATTTCCCGGAGATGATCAACGTTGGCGAGTTGAAGAGACTATTAttcatgaaaactataaaccaCAAAAAACTCCCGTACATGATGTTGCCCTTTTAAGACTTGAAAGCAATGTTCGTTATTCGAAAACCGTTAGACCCATTTGTTTACCTTCCGTTCTTGCACCCTATAATCTCAAATCAGACACCAAACTTACTGTGGCCGGTTGGGGTTCAACAGAATTCGATTCTAGCAGTCCCATTAAGCAAAAGGTAAATGTTGCCCTAATGGATCAGAAGTTCTGTAAACAACAATATGGTAAATTGGGCTTAACAATAGAATCTACACATATGTGTGCTGGTGGTGCGGCGAATAAGGATAGTTGTCGTGGCGACTCTGGTGCCCCACTTATGCATTATCGTAATGGTGTTTGGGTTTTGGAGGGTGTAGTATCTTTCGGTCGTCGTTGTGGTTACAAAGATTGGCCAGGTGTATATGCTCGTGTCAGTAGTTATACTCAGTGGATTAATAAGAAGTTGCGTATTTAA
- the LOC124419562 gene encoding CLIP domain-containing serine protease B8 has translation MFPRSYLAITFFIINLVNKCHCLNKVAFNHLADYDDEEDVSSALQSERVHIPCEIPNEDKLGVCLEVSQCSAYLQVRNSTNLPAEKVNFLKKVQCVSNVSYDERARSLEPLVCCTANGQDYRFPSIEFTKFEYRRFQDATARFKKKKLKRRIQTVEPIEGFNLLNECGKQVTHRIYGGEIAELDEFPWLALLVYNTNDYGCSGALIDDRHILTAAHCVQGEGYREKKGLKHVRLGEFNVKTEPDCIEEPNYLSCADAALDIGVEKIYVHPDYKEYSFNKFNDIAVIRLKHPVSFTHFVMPICLPNKTEDITFEEGQMFSVSGWGRTDLFNKYFINIHSPIKLKLRIPLVAKENCTKVLELFGVELGPKQLCAGGEYAKDTCAGDSGGPLMFFDRKHSRWVTYGIVSYGFTQCGMAGHPAVYTNVAEYLDWIHSVIEKVT, from the exons ATGTTTCCTCGCAGCTATTTAGCCATAACgtttttcataattaatttaGTTAACAAATGTCATTGTCTGAATAAAGTTGCCTTTAATCATCTAGCCGATTATGATGATGAAGAAGATGTTTCGTCCGCGTTACAAAGTGAACGAGTGCATATACCTTGTGAAATACCAAATGAAGATAAACTGGGCGTTTGCCTGGAAGTAAGTCAATGTTCGGCTTATTTACAAGTTCGTAATTCAACAAATTTACCCGcggaaaaagtgaattttttgaaaaaagtccaATGTGTTTCGAATGTTTCATATGACGAGCGTGCACGCAGTTTAGAACCATTGGTTTGTTGTACGGCCAATGGACAAGATTATCGTTTTCCAAGTATAGAATTTACTAAATTCGAATATAGACGTTTTCAAGACGCTACAGCgcgttttaaaaagaaaaaattaaagcgTCGCATACAAACGGTCGAACCTATTGAGGGTTTTAATTTGTTGAACGAGTGTGGCAAGCAGGTGACTCATCGTATTTATGGTGGTGAAATTGCAGAACTCGATGAATTTCCCTGGTTGGCGCTATTGGTATATAATACTA aTGATTACGGTTGCAGTGGCGCCTTAATCGATGATCGACACATATTGACCGCAGCCCATTGTGTACAAGGCGAAGGTTATCGCGAGAAAAAGGGATT aaaacatgTGCGCCTGGGAGAATTTAATGTGAAAACTGAACCGGACTGCATTGAAGAACCCAACTATTTGAGTTGTGCTGATGCGGCTTTGGATATAGGTGTAGAAAAGATTTATGTACATCCCGATTATAAAGAGTATTCGTTTAATAAATTCAATGATATAGCAGTGATACGTCTAAAACATCCTGTCTCTTTTACACATTTTGTTATGCCTATATGTTTGCCAAATAAAACCGAAGATATAACATTTGAGGAGGGTCAAATGTTTTCGGTATCTGGATGGGGTAGAACCGATTTgt ttaataaatattttattaatatacacaGTCCCATTAAACTTAAGCTACGTATACCATTGGTGGCAAAAGAAAACTGCACCAAAGTATTGGAGCTGTTTGGTGTAGAATTGGGTCCAAAGCAATTGTGTGCTGGTGGTGAATATGCCAAAGACACTTGTGCTGGCGACAGTGGTGGGCCCTTAATGTTTTTCGATCGTAAACATTCAAGATGGGTTACCTACGGCATAGTAAGTTATGGTTTCACTCAGTGTGGCATGGCCGGACATCCGGCTGTTTATACAAATGTGGCCGAATACTTAGATTGGATTCACTCTGTAATCGAAAAAGTAACATAA